In Phycisphaeraceae bacterium, one DNA window encodes the following:
- the ispH gene encoding 4-hydroxy-3-methylbut-2-enyl diphosphate reductase: MKLILANPRGFCAGVYMAIDVVDQLLDICPGERICVYHEIVHNKHVVERFKGRGVMFVESIEEVPDGAIVVFSAHGVSPAIRAEAAVRRLTAIDATCPLVTKVHAEAIRYARKGFQILLIGHASHQEVIGTRGEAPEAIQVVESPDDIPKLVIKDTSKLVYLTQTTLSTDDAGIIIAALKRAFPDIKEPPTSDICYATTNRQRAVRAIAPDADLVLVVGSRNSSNSLRLTEISQNVGTPARLIDDKSEIRSEWFDGVGTVLITAGASAPEDLVHEIIVELIEKHGGDVEQRDVYHEEVEFGLPGTLKALMRSRGIDAAERRVIRVDSGPELRRWLDERKIPFRTVDLTVGASN, encoded by the coding sequence ATGAAACTGATCCTGGCCAACCCACGCGGCTTCTGCGCCGGCGTCTACATGGCCATCGATGTGGTCGACCAGCTCCTCGACATCTGCCCGGGGGAGCGGATCTGCGTCTATCACGAGATCGTGCACAACAAGCATGTCGTGGAGCGATTCAAGGGGCGCGGTGTGATGTTCGTTGAGAGCATTGAGGAAGTGCCCGACGGCGCCATCGTGGTCTTCAGCGCCCATGGCGTGAGCCCCGCGATCCGCGCCGAGGCCGCGGTGCGGCGGCTGACGGCGATCGACGCCACCTGTCCGCTGGTCACCAAGGTGCACGCCGAGGCGATTCGATACGCGCGCAAGGGCTTCCAGATTCTGCTCATCGGTCACGCCTCGCATCAGGAGGTGATCGGCACGCGCGGCGAGGCGCCGGAGGCGATTCAGGTCGTCGAGAGTCCCGACGACATTCCGAAGCTCGTGATCAAGGACACCTCGAAGCTCGTCTACCTCACGCAGACGACACTCTCGACCGATGACGCCGGGATCATCATCGCGGCGCTCAAGCGAGCGTTCCCCGACATCAAGGAGCCACCGACGAGCGACATCTGCTACGCGACGACGAACCGGCAGCGCGCGGTGCGGGCCATCGCCCCCGACGCAGACCTTGTGCTGGTGGTCGGCAGCCGCAACAGTTCGAACTCGCTGCGTCTCACGGAGATTTCTCAGAATGTCGGGACGCCGGCTCGGCTCATCGACGACAAGAGCGAGATTCGCTCCGAGTGGTTCGATGGCGTGGGCACAGTCCTCATCACCGCCGGCGCCAGTGCGCCCGAGGATCTCGTCCACGAGATCATCGTGGAGCTGATCGAAAAGCACGGCGGCGATGTCGAGCAGCGCGATGTCTACCACGAGGAAGTCGAGTTCGGACTTCCGGGAACCTTGAAGGCCCTGATGCGCTCCCGCGGCATCGACGCCGCCGAGCGGCGCGTCATTCGGGTCGACAGCGGACCGGAGCTCCGGCGCTGGCTGGACGAGCGGAAGATTCCCTTCCGGACCGTCGATCTGACCGTGGGTGCATCGAACTAG